The Deinococcus aquaticus genomic interval GCTGTACGGGCCGATGGCGGCGGGGGCGTCCGGCGTCTGGATGATGTCTTTCATGCCTCCGAGCATACCGGCTGCCGTTTGCTGTTGCGTCCGGAGTCCCTGGGAAGCGGTCAGGGGCGGGTGCTGCTGAGGGACTTCTCGGCGGGCGCGGACGCCAGATTCAGGGCCGCGCTGGGATGCTTCAGGATGTGACTGGCGCGCTGCGTGGCCTGCGCCCGCTGCCACACCAGCAGGCCTACCAGCGCGGCCGTGCCGAGCAGGCCGATCAGGGCCCGCCGTTCCGGGACCAGCATGATGCCCAGCAGCGTGAAGTACGCGATCATCAGCAGCAGGTAGGTCAGCAGGCTGTTGCCGCGCTGCGTGCTGAGCAGCACGTCCACGTACACCGGGCCGTCCTCGCGGCGCAGTGGCAGCTGGTAGGTGGGCAGGCGGCCCTCGCGCTGAACGTCGATGATCAGCGCCGTGATGTTGTCCGGGCCGCCCCCGTCGTTCGCGGCGTTCACCAGCACGCGCGCCGTCGCCTCGGGTTCCAGCGGGCGCGAGAGCAGCAGCAGCAGTTCCTGATCAGTCACGACGCTGCTCAGGCCGTCACTGCACAGCAGCAGCCGGTCCCCGCTGCGCAGCGGCAGGCCGAACATCTCCAGCCGCACGCGTTCCTCGCCGCCCAGGGCGTTGCTGACCACGCTGCGCCACTGGTGGTCGCGGGCCTCGGCCTCGGTCATGTGGCCCAGCCGGACCTGCTCAGCCACCCAGGAGTGATCCTCGGTCAGGCGGTGCAGTTCGCCGCCGCGCAGCAGGTACGCCCGCGAGTCGCCCACGTGCGCGATCAACGCCGCGCCCCGGTCGATCAGCGCGGCCAGCAGCGTGGTGCCCATCCCAACGTACTCGCCGACCGCGTGGCGCAGCACGGCCACATTCGCGGACTGCACCGCCTCGGCCAGTCGTGCGGGGGGCGTGCCGCGCCCATCGAGGTACTGCTGACTCAGGGCGTCCAGCGCGAGGTTGGCGGCCAGCTCACCGGCGGCGTGACCGCCCATGCCGTCCGCCACGGCATACAGGCCGCCCTGGGGCAGGTCCAGCGCAGGGCGGCGTCCTGATTGACGCCACCCTGGCGCTGACGGCCCACATCCGTTAGCAGACCAGACGTCAGAGAGGGCGTCGCGGTGGCGCGCATGAGTTCAATATAAGCCACGCGGTCAGCTTGACCTGCGCGAAACCGAACACCGGCCCCACTGTACCCGGCACAGACGCCCTGTCAGGTGCGCTCCGGCAGGCGCCCCGCCGAGTGCAGATCCGCGAAAATCCCCACCACCACAGGATCGAACAGTTCCCCGGCGTGTTCGCTCAGGTAGGACAGGGCCTCGGCGGCGGGCCAGCCGTCCTTGTACGGACGGGCGCTGACCAGCGCGTCAAAGGTATCGACCACCCGCACGATCCGGCCCCCCAGCGGAATGGCCTCGCCCATCAGCCCGGCCGGGTACCCGCTGCCGTCCCAGCACTCGTGGTGCGTCAGGGCGATCTGCGCCGCCAGTTGCAGCAGTGGCCCGCCGTCCACCGCGCCCGGCTGGGTCAGCAGCCGCGCGCCCAGCCGGGTGTGCTCGGCCATGTGCGCCCACTCGTCCGGCAGCAGCGGCCCGCGCTTGAGCAGAATCGAATCCGGAATGCCGATCTTGCCCACGTCATGCAGCCGCGCCGCCAGCCCCAGTTGCGCAGCCTCGGCGGGCGCGCTGCCCAGCGCCAGCGCCACGGCCTGCGCGGCGTCCCCCACCCAGCGGGTGTGCGGTCCCAGCGGCTCGTCCCGGAACTCCGCGCAGCTGGCCAGCAGGTCGATTACGGCCCGCTGACTGCGCGCCAGTTGCGCCGTGCGGACCTGCACCTCCGCCTCCAGCTCCTCGCCGCGCATCCGGTGCAGCCGCGCCTCCTCCCGCGTGGCGTCCAGACCCACGCGCGCCTGCGTGGCCCGCGTCCGCTCGTGCGCGTGCAGGTCCCGGCGGCGCGAATCGAGCGCATGAAACGCCCGGTGGTGCCCCAGCGCGCCCGCGTGATCCCCCAGCGCCTCGCAGGCCTCGCAGGCTGCTAGATGCAGCGCGGCGTGCTCGGCCAGCAGCAGGTCCGGGGGGTTCAGGGTCAGCGCCGCACGCAGCCCGGCCAGTGCCGACGCCGCCTCGCCCTGCGCCACCTGCGCCCGCGCCAGCTCCGGCAGCACCTGAAGGGCCTGCCGGGTCGCGCCCGCCTGCCGCAGGGCCGCCAGCGCTGCGAGCGCCGATTCCTGCGCGGCCGCCGGATCGCCGCGCCGCAGGTGCACGTGCGCCAGCGCCGAGTGCGCCTCACCGCGCAGCGCCAGCCGCTCGCCCGGATCGGGTTCATCCGCGCCCCGGGGACCGGAGGGCCCGTCCAGCAGGTGCAGCGCCTCCAGCAGCGTTCCCTGCGCCGCTTGCAGGTCCGGCCCGTCCCC includes:
- a CDS encoding HD domain-containing phosphohydrolase gives rise to the protein MALRAASQAEAAARGAGDDAALAGALYARGRALNRLGQSQEALGALLECVAFLPGGQLRAQALAWREAACAQRNLACDSEALEYLGLALRLAQEAADPALEVDLIEDLAQAHAGQEDHGAALHALHGSLRVRRTLPGQPGLAHTLVRLAQVQLRACAPAAGGPGTGAAASTPDASPAGGDGPDLQAAQGTLLEALHLLDGPSGPRGADEPDPGERLALRGEAHSALAHVHLRRGDPAAAQESALAALAALRQAGATRQALQVLPELARAQVAQGEAASALAGLRAALTLNPPDLLLAEHAALHLAACEACEALGDHAGALGHHRAFHALDSRRRDLHAHERTRATQARVGLDATREEARLHRMRGEELEAEVQVRTAQLARSQRAVIDLLASCAEFRDEPLGPHTRWVGDAAQAVALALGSAPAEAAQLGLAARLHDVGKIGIPDSILLKRGPLLPDEWAHMAEHTRLGARLLTQPGAVDGGPLLQLAAQIALTHHECWDGSGYPAGLMGEAIPLGGRIVRVVDTFDALVSARPYKDGWPAAEALSYLSEHAGELFDPVVVGIFADLHSAGRLPERT